In Flavobacterium cerinum, one genomic interval encodes:
- a CDS encoding fibronectin type III domain-containing protein, with translation MKKTTFLSKLRWRDALKLHLKLSCLLWMALLMGYQGNAQGTQTTVLINPTAEGGFENGSTFAANGWTTVNAAANTWNVGTVPGWFSGTGGAYISNDTGTTWAYTNSTANRSIFYRDVVFPAGVTAVNLKFDWRGNGNDGNWDNLQVYIIDTSITPTTAGPTGTDTTTTGWATYVDGTTGYYLLRQNGTAVPTTTTNITYNLTAGQRTYVDGKTKRLVFVWKNDGSGGTNPPASVDNISLTATAVTCVKASAVVASAITTTSATISWTASVSNPANGYEYEVRTSGAAGSGATGLFTSGTTGAGVTTTPLSGLTNSTVYTVYVRANCGSGDFSDWTAAYTFTTLCDTATIPYVVPINAVTVPAIPACTTVQNVNNDTRTWVSYASVTGITGKVMGYPYHGSNAANDWFFTNGISLTQGTSYRLKFKYKDSGYAEKLKVGIGSTAVNTAMTTTLFDVTTGVGTTVVTKEIDFTVPTTGVYNIGFQCYSAADMSTLYLGEISVELTPSCLAPTALTATGTTTVSTTIGWTAPATAPAAGYEYEIRTTGAAGSGATGLATSGSTAAGVLTANIASLTPSTDYFFYVRSNCGSGSFSAWTAAGTFRTGYCVPSSTSSATYINSFTTTGGSTNISNTNSGYATNGYQDNYATGAVTQYPTGTVNFATTIVGGTVGTSIWVDWNNDLVFDNTTERVFVTTAYGNNQTGSFVIPAGTAIGDYRMRVRIDYNNSSPDACASTNTRTEAEDYKLTVVAIPSCLAPTAVTATANTAFTATVNWTVSVSTPSNGYELYHSTSNTTPAVSATPTATAAAGAVTAPLTGLNPASTYYVWVRSNCGTGNVSAWTLTPVTFTTPCDPPVISATTPASICGQGTATLGATASTGTVNWYAAQTGGVSLGSGASFTTPVITATTSYWVDSSVLLGQSVVGPVSPTAQGGTTGTQTTAWEVNFTVLKNTKLISIDIFPQTTGQTGAIAVRNASGTVIATYPFTTNVSGGATAQTITLDHTLVPGNYQLYPTLPTAGLMRNTTGAVYPYTSSVANITGNGYDPVYYMGIYNWKFDEYCTSARTEVVATVTTPPALTLSTASTTAVCSGQSSSVVTVTAGASSYDTYVWAPATGVTGDATNGWTFNPSATTTYTLTASNSTNGCNINASVVVNINPNPIVNATATPATICEGTSTTLAATTTVFAPGTITIGTGTTLSGDTTQPTAFCNRWKQYWNQTVFTAAELTAAGLKPGNITSIAYNITSLGSGTNVTNFTVRIGTTTASTMTAFTTTGLNLVYGPATYTHAIGLNTITFATPYVWDGVSNIIVDIRQEGADSTYNAITYYTATADNTTASATTSTLPSVTVLATSNPTPSLSKNRLNIVFGGQVASTGAGDLTWNWMPGNLTGSSVSVSPATTTTYTVRGTNPTTGCYTESTVTVNVTAAPAAPAGSATQAIHANTAADATIEDITVTGTAVVWYPTEADAIANTNALAAGTQLVHGNTYYAMQTVGGCRSVTPLAVTVTLTLSAGSFDMLGLKYYPNPVVDVFTVLYTNDITSVEVFNLVGQRVIAVQPNATTASVDMSALPTGAYILQVKANGQSQSIKVIKK, from the coding sequence ATGAAAAAAACTACTTTTTTAAGTAAACTTCGGTGGCGTGATGCCTTGAAGTTACACTTGAAGCTGAGTTGTTTGTTGTGGATGGCATTGCTAATGGGCTACCAGGGTAATGCACAGGGAACACAGACAACCGTTTTAATTAATCCGACTGCTGAAGGAGGCTTCGAAAATGGAAGCACATTCGCAGCAAATGGCTGGACAACTGTCAATGCAGCTGCAAATACCTGGAATGTAGGAACCGTTCCGGGATGGTTTTCCGGAACCGGAGGAGCGTATATCTCCAATGACACCGGAACTACATGGGCTTATACAAACAGTACTGCAAACCGTTCAATTTTCTATCGTGATGTAGTGTTTCCTGCCGGGGTAACCGCAGTAAACCTGAAATTCGACTGGAGAGGTAACGGTAATGACGGTAACTGGGATAACTTGCAGGTATATATTATAGATACAAGCATTACGCCTACAACAGCCGGGCCTACAGGTACAGATACTACTACTACAGGTTGGGCAACGTATGTAGATGGAACAACAGGTTACTATTTGTTAAGACAAAATGGTACGGCAGTTCCGACAACTACAACTAATATTACTTATAATCTTACAGCTGGACAACGTACTTATGTAGACGGTAAGACAAAACGTCTTGTTTTTGTATGGAAAAACGACGGATCCGGAGGGACAAATCCACCGGCGTCCGTTGATAATATTTCGTTGACTGCAACGGCTGTAACTTGTGTAAAAGCATCTGCTGTAGTGGCTTCAGCGATTACAACAACATCAGCAACAATCTCTTGGACTGCTTCTGTATCGAACCCGGCTAACGGATACGAATATGAAGTAAGAACCAGTGGTGCAGCAGGAAGCGGTGCTACAGGATTGTTTACAAGCGGTACAACCGGAGCGGGAGTTACTACAACGCCATTATCCGGATTGACTAACAGTACTGTTTATACAGTATATGTAAGAGCAAATTGTGGATCTGGTGATTTTAGTGACTGGACTGCAGCTTATACCTTTACAACGTTATGTGATACAGCGACAATTCCTTATGTTGTGCCGATTAATGCGGTAACTGTACCGGCAATTCCAGCGTGTACGACGGTACAAAATGTTAATAATGATACGAGAACATGGGTGAGTTATGCTAGTGTTACCGGAATTACCGGAAAAGTAATGGGATATCCGTATCATGGTTCAAATGCAGCAAATGATTGGTTTTTTACGAATGGAATAAGTCTTACACAAGGAACCAGCTACCGTTTAAAATTTAAATATAAAGATTCCGGATATGCTGAAAAATTAAAAGTAGGTATCGGAAGCACAGCTGTTAATACAGCAATGACTACAACGTTGTTTGATGTAACGACGGGAGTAGGAACTACAGTGGTAACAAAAGAAATTGATTTTACTGTACCAACTACAGGTGTGTATAATATCGGATTCCAGTGTTATTCTGCAGCCGATATGAGTACTTTGTATTTAGGGGAAATTTCGGTAGAATTAACACCTTCATGTTTAGCGCCAACTGCATTAACTGCAACAGGTACAACAACAGTTTCTACGACAATCGGATGGACTGCGCCTGCAACTGCACCGGCAGCAGGATATGAATATGAAATCAGAACTACTGGAGCAGCTGGAAGTGGCGCGACCGGATTAGCGACAAGCGGATCGACAGCAGCAGGAGTGTTAACAGCTAATATTGCTAGTTTAACACCTTCAACAGATTATTTCTTTTATGTGAGATCGAATTGTGGATCAGGAAGTTTCAGTGCATGGACAGCAGCAGGTACATTCCGTACAGGATACTGTGTGCCATCATCGACTTCATCTGCAACTTATATCAATAGCTTTACCACTACAGGTGGATCGACTAATATCTCGAATACAAATTCAGGATATGCTACAAACGGATATCAGGACAACTATGCAACGGGAGCGGTAACACAATATCCAACAGGTACTGTGAACTTCGCAACGACTATCGTTGGAGGAACTGTAGGGACTTCTATCTGGGTTGACTGGAACAATGATTTAGTATTTGACAATACTACTGAAAGAGTATTTGTAACTACAGCTTATGGAAATAATCAAACAGGAAGTTTTGTAATTCCGGCTGGAACAGCTATTGGAGATTACAGAATGCGTGTACGAATTGATTATAACAACTCTTCACCGGATGCATGTGCTAGTACAAATACAAGAACAGAAGCAGAAGATTATAAATTAACAGTAGTAGCAATACCTTCATGTTTAGCGCCAACAGCAGTTACGGCTACAGCTAATACCGCTTTTACGGCTACAGTAAACTGGACAGTATCGGTATCAACTCCGTCAAACGGATATGAATTATATCATTCGACTTCAAATACGACTCCGGCGGTAAGTGCTACACCAACTGCAACGGCAGCAGCAGGTGCTGTAACGGCTCCGCTTACAGGATTAAATCCTGCATCAACTTATTATGTATGGGTGCGTTCTAATTGTGGAACAGGAAATGTAAGTGCATGGACATTAACACCAGTTACATTTACTACACCATGTGATCCGCCGGTTATTTCGGCTACAACTCCAGCCTCTATTTGCGGACAAGGAACGGCTACTTTAGGTGCAACTGCAAGTACAGGAACTGTAAACTGGTATGCAGCTCAAACAGGAGGAGTTTCTTTAGGATCAGGAGCTTCATTTACAACACCGGTAATCACAGCTACAACATCATATTGGGTTGATTCAAGTGTATTATTAGGTCAGTCAGTTGTAGGTCCGGTTTCACCAACCGCTCAGGGAGGAACAACAGGAACACAAACTACGGCTTGGGAAGTAAACTTTACCGTTTTAAAAAATACAAAATTAATCTCGATCGATATCTTCCCGCAAACAACCGGACAAACCGGAGCTATCGCGGTTAGAAATGCATCAGGAACTGTAATTGCTACCTATCCGTTTACAACAAACGTAAGTGGAGGAGCAACAGCACAAACAATTACACTTGACCATACATTGGTACCGGGTAACTATCAGTTATACCCAACATTGCCAACGGCCGGTTTAATGCGTAACACAACAGGGGCGGTATATCCGTATACATCTTCTGTAGCGAACATCACCGGTAACGGATATGATCCTGTATATTATATGGGTATTTACAACTGGAAATTTGATGAATATTGTACATCAGCAAGAACAGAAGTGGTTGCAACTGTAACAACACCTCCGGCCTTGACATTAAGTACTGCCAGCACAACTGCAGTTTGTAGCGGACAATCAAGTAGTGTGGTAACAGTTACAGCTGGTGCTTCATCTTACGATACATATGTTTGGGCTCCGGCAACAGGTGTTACAGGAGATGCGACTAACGGATGGACATTTAATCCGTCAGCTACAACAACCTATACTTTAACAGCGTCAAACTCGACAAACGGATGTAATATTAACGCTTCAGTAGTTGTTAATATCAACCCGAATCCGATTGTGAATGCTACGGCTACACCGGCAACAATTTGTGAAGGTACTTCAACAACATTGGCAGCAACAACTACAGTGTTTGCGCCGGGTACAATTACTATCGGAACAGGTACAACTTTATCAGGTGATACTACACAGCCAACAGCATTCTGTAACCGTTGGAAACAATACTGGAATCAAACGGTATTTACAGCGGCAGAATTAACAGCAGCTGGATTAAAACCAGGTAACATTACATCAATTGCTTATAATATTACAAGTTTAGGAAGCGGAACGAATGTGACGAACTTTACAGTACGTATCGGAACGACTACTGCTAGTACAATGACGGCATTTACAACAACCGGATTAAACTTAGTTTACGGACCGGCGACTTATACACATGCAATCGGATTAAACACAATCACATTTGCAACGCCGTATGTATGGGACGGAGTGTCTAACATCATTGTAGATATCAGACAAGAGGGAGCAGATTCAACTTATAATGCAATTACTTATTATACAGCTACAGCTGATAATACAACAGCATCGGCTACAACAAGTACGTTGCCTTCAGTAACAGTATTGGCAACTTCAAATCCAACACCGTCTTTATCTAAAAACAGATTGAATATCGTGTTTGGCGGACAGGTTGCTTCTACAGGAGCGGGCGATTTAACTTGGAACTGGATGCCGGGTAACTTAACCGGAAGCTCAGTGTCAGTATCACCGGCTACAACGACTACGTATACAGTAAGAGGAACAAATCCTACAACCGGATGTTATACAGAATCTACTGTAACAGTAAACGTAACAGCTGCACCGGCTGCACCGGCCGGAAGTGCAACTCAGGCTATCCATGCTAATACAGCAGCAGATGCTACGATCGAAGATATCACAGTAACCGGAACTGCGGTAGTATGGTATCCGACAGAAGCGGATGCAATTGCGAATACAAATGCTTTAGCAGCCGGAACACAATTAGTGCACGGAAACACGTACTATGCAATGCAAACGGTAGGTGGTTGTAGAAGTGTAACGCCATTGGCAGTAACAGTAACCTTAACTTTAAGTGCCGGTTCTTTTGATATGCTAGGACTAAAATACTATCCAAACCCTGTGGTAGACGTATTTACAGTACTTTATACTAACGATATTACTTCAGTTGAGGTGTTTAATTTAGTAGGACAACGCGTTATTGCTGTTCAGCCGAATGCAACAACAGCTTCAGTAGATATGAGTGCATTACCGACAGGAGCTTATATTTTACAAGTAAAAGCAAACGGACAATCACAATCAATTAAAGTGATTAAAAAATAA